In Dyadobacter subterraneus, a single genomic region encodes these proteins:
- a CDS encoding MlaD family protein produces the protein METSNRKRSIVVGLFVVLGLIILLVGILTIGSMKKVFSSNITVKTIFEDVNGLKAGNNIWYSGVKIGTVKSLRFLPNSQVEVMMNIEEKSQQFVRKDALAKVGTDGLIGNKIIVIYGGTQKVPSIEDGDQLAVAKVESTDEMLSVLSENNKNLLSITDAFKKISKNILEGRGTVGMLLNDEKLYRDVETTLAGLNKASVNAQNLTASLSAYTAKLNQKGGLANDLATDTTIMHSVRGTMARLDQTVNSANQMVNNLKTASADINSNSKSPIGVLLHDEVTASNLKNTILNLETSTSKLDENMIALRSNFLFRRYFKKQDKNKAKQEDELKKQEMKADTGSVK, from the coding sequence ATGGAAACAAGCAATAGAAAACGCTCCATCGTAGTAGGTCTGTTCGTAGTATTAGGGTTGATTATTTTACTCGTCGGGATTCTCACGATAGGAAGTATGAAAAAAGTCTTTTCATCGAATATAACCGTGAAAACAATCTTTGAAGACGTCAACGGTCTTAAAGCCGGTAACAATATCTGGTATTCAGGTGTGAAAATCGGGACAGTAAAATCTCTTCGTTTTCTTCCAAATTCACAAGTGGAAGTAATGATGAATATTGAAGAAAAATCACAGCAGTTCGTCAGAAAAGATGCCCTTGCCAAAGTGGGTACGGATGGACTGATTGGAAATAAAATTATCGTTATTTATGGAGGAACACAAAAGGTGCCATCCATTGAAGACGGTGATCAGCTGGCTGTTGCAAAAGTGGAAAGCACCGATGAAATGTTAAGTGTACTTTCTGAAAACAACAAAAATCTTTTGTCCATCACAGATGCCTTCAAGAAAATCAGTAAAAATATTCTGGAAGGAAGAGGAACGGTTGGTATGCTGCTTAATGATGAAAAACTGTATCGTGATGTAGAAACTACTTTGGCAGGATTAAATAAAGCATCTGTAAACGCTCAAAATCTTACAGCTTCACTTTCTGCTTACACTGCCAAATTAAACCAAAAAGGTGGGCTGGCTAATGACCTTGCAACGGATACAACAATTATGCATAGTGTTCGTGGCACAATGGCACGTCTTGATCAAACTGTTAACTCTGCTAATCAGATGGTTAACAATTTAAAAACAGCTAGCGCAGACATTAATTCAAATTCGAAAAGTCCGATCGGTGTACTGCTTCATGATGAAGTAACGGCATCAAATCTGAAAAACACCATTCTAAATCTTGAAACGAGCACGTCGAAACTGGATGAAAATATGATCGCTTTGCGCTCTAACTTCCTGTTCCGCAGATATTTTAAGAAACAGGATAAGAATAAGGCCAAACAAGAAGATGAATTAAAAAAGCAGGAAATGAAGGCAGATACGGGGTCTGTTAAATAA
- a CDS encoding Hpt domain-containing protein — translation MALQLNPALDVNYLNQVYGDDPSIVQIIFEAFLADSLPRWQGLQTVLEDENLTEAASIVHGIKPSFTMAGLTNIRPKVEELEKAIHAETKINDLIAHYHRISEDVYSITPILEQEAERLGKL, via the coding sequence ATGGCACTCCAACTTAACCCTGCACTCGACGTTAATTACCTAAATCAGGTTTACGGTGACGACCCGTCGATAGTTCAAATTATTTTTGAAGCGTTCTTAGCTGACTCTTTGCCACGCTGGCAGGGTTTGCAGACAGTTTTAGAAGATGAAAATCTTACAGAAGCTGCGAGTATTGTTCATGGAATCAAGCCTTCTTTTACCATGGCAGGGCTTACTAACATCAGACCGAAAGTTGAAGAGCTTGAAAAAGCCATTCATGCTGAAACCAAAATAAATGATCTGATTGCACACTACCACAGAATCAGCGAAGATGTTTATTCAATAACACCGATTTTGGAGCAGGAAGCTGAGCGGTTGGGGAAACTTTAA
- a CDS encoding glycosyltransferase family 2 protein, translating to MEILFWISLFIVFYTFLGYGIVLYILVRIRRIIKGARIYPGLDQNFPTLTLVVAAYNEESLIEEKIQNTLGLNYPQGKLQILFVTDGSTDRTPDLIAQHPQIKLMHSAARSGKIMAIHRAMHEVDSEVVVYTDANTFLNKDALLLIARHYADPTVGAVSGEKRVLQDEVSDATAGEGFYWKYESKLKEWDSELYSVVGAAGELFSVRRSLYKEVEPDTILDDFMISMLIAQQGYRIIYEPDAYASELSSDNIKEELKRKVRIAAGGIQSILRLKKLMTPFEHPLLWFQYVSHRVLRWTVTPFLMILVLILNFVICLESENPIYIIILFGQVLFYGASLAGWLLERRKIKVKALFVPYYFCVMNYAVIAGINRYFKGSQSAAWEKSKRKTA from the coding sequence ATGGAAATTCTTTTCTGGATCAGTTTATTTATCGTTTTTTATACCTTCCTCGGTTATGGGATTGTGCTTTATATTCTGGTAAGAATCAGGAGAATCATTAAAGGAGCGCGCATTTATCCAGGCCTTGATCAGAATTTCCCAACACTGACACTTGTTGTCGCCGCATATAATGAGGAATCTTTAATTGAAGAAAAGATACAAAATACGTTAGGTCTGAATTATCCGCAGGGAAAGTTACAGATCCTTTTTGTTACGGATGGTTCCACAGACCGGACGCCGGATTTGATAGCACAGCATCCACAAATAAAATTAATGCATTCTGCGGCAAGAAGCGGAAAAATAATGGCAATCCATCGCGCTATGCATGAGGTTGATAGTGAGGTAGTTGTTTATACAGATGCGAATACTTTTTTAAATAAGGATGCACTGCTGCTCATCGCCCGTCATTACGCAGATCCTACTGTCGGTGCTGTTTCAGGGGAGAAAAGGGTTTTGCAGGATGAGGTTTCGGATGCAACGGCAGGAGAGGGATTTTACTGGAAATATGAGTCAAAATTAAAAGAATGGGATTCAGAATTGTATTCAGTTGTGGGTGCAGCGGGAGAATTGTTTAGTGTCAGAAGATCACTTTATAAGGAAGTTGAACCAGATACAATTCTTGATGATTTTATGATTTCCATGCTTATCGCCCAGCAGGGATACAGAATTATATATGAACCTGACGCGTATGCTTCAGAACTTTCATCCGACAATATCAAGGAAGAATTGAAAAGAAAAGTACGTATAGCGGCTGGCGGAATTCAATCGATTTTACGCCTTAAAAAGCTGATGACGCCATTTGAGCATCCGCTTCTTTGGTTTCAGTATGTCAGTCACCGTGTTTTGCGCTGGACTGTAACACCGTTTCTTATGATTCTGGTATTGATTTTGAATTTTGTTATCTGCCTTGAATCTGAAAATCCGATTTATATTATTATCCTTTTTGGCCAGGTTTTATTTTACGGTGCCTCTTTGGCAGGATGGTTGCTGGAAAGGCGAAAGATAAAAGTAAAGGCGTTATTTGTGCCATATTATTTCTGTGTGATGAACTACGCAGTCATCGCAGGCATAAACAGGTATTTTAAAGGAAGTCAAAGTGCAGCCTGGGAAAAATCAAAAAGGAAAACTGCCTGA
- a CDS encoding glycosyltransferase family 2 protein, whose product MMKKVSVVTVNFNQPKITEDLLRSLQEVNSYQNLEIIVVDNGSKENHVLTWKLKYPDVIFIRSEANTGFAGGNNLGIEQATGDYYFLINNDTEVTELLIEKLVQALDNNPVIGVISPKIHYFDQPGMLQYAGYTPMNYYTARNACVGQFEEDKGQYDSLTGPTGYAHGAAMMIRKEAIEKAGLMAENYFLYFEELDWCERIRKAGYEIHVDLQALIFHKESISVGKRSALKEFFMTRNRILFIRKNTSTATFAIFCCYFMATVFPRNILHYLIYKEYKFIPVFISAITWHFSNNTDSTNLGYTLKP is encoded by the coding sequence ATGATGAAAAAAGTTTCCGTCGTTACAGTAAATTTTAATCAGCCAAAAATTACAGAAGATCTGCTGCGGTCGTTACAGGAAGTCAATTCGTATCAGAACCTCGAAATAATTGTTGTAGATAATGGGAGCAAAGAGAACCATGTACTAACCTGGAAGTTAAAATACCCTGACGTTATTTTTATCCGCTCTGAGGCCAATACCGGTTTTGCAGGGGGCAACAATTTAGGTATAGAGCAGGCAACGGGAGATTACTATTTTTTGATTAACAATGACACGGAAGTTACTGAACTGCTTATAGAAAAACTGGTTCAGGCACTTGACAATAACCCGGTTATCGGTGTCATTTCGCCCAAAATCCATTACTTTGATCAGCCGGGAATGTTGCAATATGCCGGCTATACTCCAATGAATTATTACACTGCCCGCAATGCTTGTGTCGGTCAGTTTGAGGAAGACAAAGGTCAGTACGATTCACTTACCGGGCCGACGGGTTATGCGCACGGTGCGGCCATGATGATCAGAAAAGAAGCGATCGAAAAAGCGGGATTAATGGCAGAAAATTATTTTCTGTATTTTGAAGAACTGGACTGGTGTGAGCGTATCAGAAAAGCAGGTTACGAAATTCACGTTGACCTTCAGGCATTAATTTTTCACAAAGAATCCATCTCGGTTGGAAAAAGATCAGCCTTGAAGGAATTTTTTATGACAAGAAACAGAATCCTATTTATTCGTAAAAATACTTCGACAGCAACCTTTGCTATCTTTTGCTGCTATTTCATGGCGACAGTATTTCCGAGAAATATACTACACTACCTGATATATAAGGAATACAAATTTATTCCTGTATTTATCAGCGCCATTACCTGGCATTTTTCTAATAACACAGACAGCACAAATCTGGGCTATACCCTAAAACCTTAA
- a CDS encoding response regulator — protein sequence MIALPESPTSVKKILLVEDNLLFRKVMEASLKKAGYTCVLCDSASAALLLLQNETPDLILSDYDMPEINGFDFRQAVLLNPVIRDIPFVFLTSFTDNSLVLEGLNMNALDYINKETPLPVIISKLNNIIKSLENEHIRSIRELRIAAETLNVKSIPTASPTTAGFRIHFWHKGYRGYPGGDFIDFVQVDERYCFAFLGDIMGKKWKAWFFTFGFLSYIRAAIRFCVLDNDFTLDSIVTKINKLVYLDESLQNILSSLSLILLDSETGEVHYTGAGDLPLIYFKPADLVPQTLLSSGLLLGLLEDGMYDKQIINMKTGDQLVIFTDGMIDIPSNGSKKSDYPFFVEKISPFLGNINSFELIKSNVLERIDDSNQMDDASIIFIEKH from the coding sequence ATGATCGCGCTTCCGGAATCTCCTACATCAGTAAAAAAAATACTTCTGGTAGAAGACAATCTTCTTTTCAGGAAAGTGATGGAAGCATCCCTGAAAAAAGCCGGTTACACGTGCGTATTATGTGATTCTGCCTCCGCTGCCTTACTTTTATTGCAGAACGAAACACCAGACCTGATCCTTTCAGATTACGATATGCCGGAAATAAACGGCTTCGACTTTCGTCAGGCAGTACTACTCAACCCTGTAATTCGTGATATTCCGTTTGTATTTCTTACTTCATTTACGGACAATTCATTGGTTCTTGAAGGTTTGAATATGAATGCCCTGGATTATATTAATAAGGAAACGCCGTTGCCGGTTATCATATCCAAGTTAAACAATATCATAAAATCGCTTGAAAACGAGCATATCCGATCAATCCGGGAACTTCGAATTGCTGCTGAAACACTCAACGTAAAATCCATTCCGACTGCAAGCCCTACGACCGCAGGTTTCAGAATTCATTTCTGGCATAAAGGTTACCGTGGCTATCCGGGAGGGGATTTTATAGATTTTGTCCAGGTCGATGAGCGTTATTGTTTTGCCTTTCTTGGCGATATTATGGGGAAAAAGTGGAAAGCCTGGTTCTTCACTTTTGGATTTTTAAGCTACATACGTGCTGCAATCCGGTTTTGCGTTTTGGATAATGATTTTACACTGGACTCGATCGTAACCAAAATAAACAAACTTGTCTATCTGGATGAAAGCCTTCAGAATATTCTATCCAGCCTGTCTCTTATATTGCTCGACAGCGAAACCGGCGAAGTACATTACACCGGAGCGGGCGACTTACCGCTTATTTATTTTAAACCGGCCGATTTAGTTCCGCAAACATTGCTCTCGTCTGGCTTGCTGCTTGGCTTACTTGAAGACGGAATGTACGACAAGCAAATCATCAACATGAAAACCGGCGACCAACTGGTCATATTCACCGATGGAATGATTGATATCCCGTCAAACGGTTCCAAGAAAAGCGATTACCCATTTTTTGTTGAAAAAATTAGCCCATTTTTAGGTAACATAAATAGTTTTGAATTAATAAAATCCAACGTTTTAGAAAGAATTGATGACAGTAATCAAATGGACGACGCCAGCATCATTTTTATAGAAAAACATTAA
- a CDS encoding STAS domain-containing protein → MILKVNDIGNIVQATILPEEASLANADMFKEEMITLVANGARLIIVSFENVNYIDSSFLGSLVVALKYAMPRKTDIYLVALKPDVKNLLTLIRMDKVFKIFTNYEQAMETFNL, encoded by the coding sequence ATGATACTAAAAGTTAACGACATCGGAAATATTGTACAGGCAACGATTTTGCCGGAAGAAGCAAGTCTGGCTAACGCTGACATGTTTAAGGAAGAAATGATTACGCTTGTTGCCAACGGTGCCAGGCTGATCATAGTCAGTTTTGAAAACGTGAACTATATAGACAGTTCATTCCTCGGAAGTCTTGTGGTGGCATTAAAATATGCAATGCCCAGAAAAACAGATATTTACCTGGTAGCGCTGAAACCAGATGTCAAAAATCTGCTCACTTTGATTAGAATGGATAAAGTTTTCAAAATTTTCACAAATTACGAGCAAGCCATGGAAACATTTAATTTGTAG
- a CDS encoding anti-sigma regulatory factor, translating to MKTYNHKKSFIFHNKAEGLASVVRSCVEYIEEQNEFLGVPIAMHSKIKWAITELLINGAKHSGSEKSRLNLIFTETSLTIEKEDYGNPLGLKVDEGTRRLQWPLPENVLNQQFEVYRNGMDSLRVYTEDEKSAFFIVEEMEDEEMPLLLVNTSEHFGLMIIAKASSRFTYAFESKTGKNIFSIQFDYSG from the coding sequence ATGAAAACATACAATCACAAGAAGTCATTCATATTCCATAATAAAGCAGAAGGGTTAGCTTCGGTTGTAAGAAGCTGTGTTGAGTATATTGAGGAACAAAATGAGTTCTTGGGTGTGCCGATTGCAATGCATTCTAAAATAAAATGGGCAATTACAGAATTATTAATTAACGGTGCCAAACATTCCGGCTCCGAAAAAAGCCGGCTCAATTTAATATTTACGGAAACCTCCCTGACTATTGAAAAGGAAGATTATGGCAATCCGCTTGGTTTAAAAGTGGATGAAGGAACCAGAAGATTGCAGTGGCCGCTGCCAGAAAATGTCTTAAATCAGCAATTCGAAGTCTATCGGAATGGTATGGATTCCTTGCGTGTTTACACCGAGGATGAAAAAAGCGCATTTTTTATAGTAGAAGAAATGGAAGATGAAGAAATGCCACTCTTATTGGTCAATACGAGTGAGCATTTCGGATTAATGATTATTGCAAAAGCTTCGAGCCGGTTTACCTATGCATTTGAAAGCAAAACGGGGAAAAATATATTTAGCATTCAATTTGATTACAGTGGGTAA
- a CDS encoding glycosyltransferase codes for MKLNGQQIIIFGLPRLDSEIESTNYTTARLLAENNTVYYVENPYTLKDYFRLKGTAQHGRRKKYFSLFNTNVIASETPGLSIVVPPVVFSINFLPEGTIFRLALKVNEFLIAYKIKRIVSKFKIRDFIFINSFNFHYPNIGPKLSPILEVYHCLDPLILPFDSRHGIVSEEILIRNSDVVLCSSKQLYTEKIGQNPHTFFVPNAADLSHSSKALNADLPISDLISTIKKPVIGYFGAIERRMDYILLEEVIKQNPDKNFVFVGPVSKEYVPDTFFSFSNVKFIGSVPYEAMPSIIKGFDVALIPFKKDEVSRTIFPLKLFEYLGAGKPVVATDFNLDLKDFTGNSVAYCDNAATFSNAIDHALLNSGADKISERIAIAANNTWEKRVNEMAEIMNNRILQKQSGR; via the coding sequence ATGAAACTCAACGGACAACAGATTATCATTTTCGGATTGCCACGACTTGATTCAGAAATTGAATCGACTAATTACACCACCGCCCGTCTTCTTGCAGAAAATAATACAGTTTACTACGTAGAAAATCCTTATACGCTAAAAGATTATTTTCGTTTAAAGGGCACCGCTCAACACGGGCGGCGGAAAAAATACTTTTCATTATTCAATACAAACGTTATTGCTTCTGAAACTCCCGGATTGTCCATAGTTGTTCCGCCTGTGGTTTTTTCGATCAATTTCTTACCGGAAGGCACAATATTCCGTTTGGCTTTAAAAGTTAATGAATTCCTTATTGCTTATAAGATTAAGAGAATTGTTAGTAAATTTAAAATTCGTGATTTCATTTTTATTAACTCCTTTAATTTTCATTACCCGAACATCGGCCCTAAACTGAGTCCGATTCTGGAAGTTTATCACTGCCTGGATCCTCTGATTTTGCCATTTGACAGTCGCCATGGTATTGTTTCTGAGGAGATATTGATAAGAAATAGTGACGTGGTATTATGTAGCAGCAAACAGCTTTACACTGAGAAAATAGGACAAAATCCGCATACCTTTTTTGTGCCTAACGCAGCAGATCTTTCGCACAGCAGCAAGGCCTTGAACGCGGATTTACCAATTTCGGATTTGATTTCAACGATCAAAAAACCGGTTATCGGATATTTCGGAGCCATTGAAAGACGGATGGATTACATTCTTTTGGAGGAAGTTATAAAACAAAATCCGGACAAAAATTTTGTGTTTGTGGGACCCGTTTCAAAAGAATATGTACCGGATACGTTTTTCAGTTTTTCCAATGTCAAATTTATTGGTTCTGTTCCTTATGAGGCAATGCCGTCTATAATTAAAGGATTTGACGTCGCCCTGATCCCTTTTAAGAAAGATGAAGTAAGCCGTACCATTTTTCCGTTGAAATTATTTGAATATCTGGGAGCTGGAAAGCCTGTTGTAGCCACAGATTTTAATCTGGATTTAAAAGATTTCACGGGCAACAGTGTAGCTTACTGTGATAATGCAGCCACCTTTTCCAACGCAATTGATCACGCACTTTTAAACAGCGGCGCTGATAAGATCAGCGAAAGGATCGCTATTGCAGCTAATAATACATGGGAGAAAAGGGTCAATGAAATGGCTGAAATAATGAATAACAGGATTTTGCAAAAACAGTCGGGCAGATAA
- a CDS encoding glycosyltransferase family 4 protein — MTKVLFDHQKFTTQRYGGISRYFANIIEQINNSEDFSSEVGLIYSQNHYLKNNFSSLDKYLAKPLKYQRILNKLYELNQAYSNHLVKQNKFDIFHPTYYDPYFIGKIKKPFVTTIHDMTYEKFPEYFWAQDPLTFQKRRHIENANAIIAISETTKSDLLKYHDVSEDKVAVIYHGIDLDVPLVFNPVNNLPSNYLLYVGDRSGYKNFYLFIDAFKKLSAKYPDLNVVLTGGGSLGIADQELLYRLKITDKVKHVNVTDEQLNFLYQNALLFVYPSLHEGFGLPILEAFKAKCPILLSDTPCFREIARDAVEYFETYKMEDLAYKIESFITDSSKRDMLIAKGLQRLRDFPLDVSIQKTLDLYKTLV; from the coding sequence ATGACAAAAGTGCTATTCGACCACCAGAAATTTACCACCCAGCGCTATGGTGGCATAAGCAGGTACTTTGCCAATATTATTGAACAGATTAACAATTCGGAAGATTTTTCCAGTGAAGTAGGTTTGATATATTCACAAAACCATTACTTGAAAAATAATTTTTCTTCCCTGGATAAATACCTGGCCAAACCACTTAAATATCAAAGAATTTTAAATAAGCTTTATGAACTAAACCAGGCCTATTCAAACCACCTCGTTAAACAGAATAAATTTGATATTTTTCATCCTACCTACTACGATCCATATTTTATTGGGAAGATAAAAAAGCCATTTGTGACTACTATCCATGACATGACTTATGAGAAATTCCCCGAATATTTCTGGGCTCAGGATCCGTTGACTTTTCAAAAAAGACGTCACATAGAAAATGCTAACGCCATCATTGCTATATCAGAAACCACTAAAAGTGACCTGCTTAAATATCATGATGTAAGTGAAGATAAGGTCGCAGTTATCTATCACGGGATCGATTTGGATGTGCCATTGGTATTCAATCCGGTTAATAACCTTCCATCTAATTACCTGTTGTACGTTGGAGACCGAAGTGGATACAAAAATTTCTATCTCTTTATTGATGCATTTAAGAAGTTATCTGCGAAATATCCGGATTTGAATGTCGTGCTTACAGGCGGCGGGAGTTTGGGAATTGCAGATCAGGAGTTGCTGTATCGTCTTAAAATTACGGACAAAGTGAAACACGTTAATGTCACGGATGAGCAATTAAATTTTCTTTATCAAAATGCTTTACTTTTTGTCTATCCATCTCTTCACGAAGGTTTCGGGCTTCCGATCCTTGAAGCTTTTAAAGCAAAATGTCCGATTTTGTTAAGCGATACACCCTGCTTTCGAGAAATTGCAAGAGATGCAGTAGAATATTTTGAGACTTACAAAATGGAGGATCTGGCTTATAAGATTGAATCTTTTATAACAGATTCGTCCAAAAGAGATATGTTGATAGCAAAGGGTTTGCAAAGGCTTCGTGATTTCCCTCTGGATGTTTCTATCCAAAAGACACTTGATTTGTATAAAACATTAGTATAA
- a CDS encoding alpha-1,2-fucosyltransferase — MVGIKFNGRLGNQLFQYFFLLYLKSRDNSKIYFFTNPHHAYLTKYFDLGTYHNLTLGSKIYSIFARGVPKILSFKDIYVHNFFAPKERTPVNFTIYNGFFQSDFYVKHLPAGVIPTIKKEFTDQFDNKFGEIFKKNKTVVVHIRRTDYLSYGKRDISLPIEYFKKQLNSIENLNNYKVFFVSDDMDFVRKEFPEKDNYIFSSNSEILDFQLIHNADVAIISNSTFAWWAAYLCPKKNTVIAPKNWFGFRIGREHPIGIMTDRFIWRDVLE; from the coding sequence ATGGTAGGAATAAAATTTAACGGTCGGCTTGGAAATCAATTATTCCAGTATTTTTTCCTTTTATATCTCAAATCAAGAGATAACAGCAAAATTTATTTTTTTACTAATCCGCACCATGCCTATCTGACCAAGTATTTTGACCTTGGGACCTATCATAATCTTACGCTTGGCTCCAAAATTTATTCCATTTTTGCGCGTGGGGTGCCTAAAATTTTAAGCTTTAAGGATATTTACGTGCATAACTTTTTTGCACCAAAAGAGCGCACTCCGGTTAACTTTACGATTTATAACGGCTTTTTTCAATCAGATTTTTACGTTAAACACCTGCCCGCAGGCGTTATACCTACTATAAAAAAAGAATTCACAGACCAGTTTGATAATAAGTTTGGAGAGATTTTCAAAAAAAATAAGACCGTTGTGGTCCATATACGACGCACCGACTATTTATCTTATGGTAAAAGAGACATTTCCTTGCCGATTGAATACTTCAAGAAGCAATTGAATTCAATTGAAAATCTTAACAATTATAAGGTTTTCTTTGTGAGTGATGACATGGATTTTGTCAGGAAAGAATTTCCCGAAAAAGACAATTATATTTTTTCGAGCAACTCAGAAATTCTGGATTTTCAGTTGATTCATAACGCGGACGTTGCCATTATTTCAAATAGTACTTTTGCATGGTGGGCTGCATACTTATGCCCGAAGAAAAATACAGTGATTGCACCGAAAAACTGGTTTGGTTTCAGAATTGGAAGAGAACATCCCATAGGGATCATGACTGACCGCTTTATTTGGCGGGATGTTCTTGAATAA
- a CDS encoding flippase, whose product MEDKSKGHYWVKSGILNVLQNFSGVFFGFAGFYILVRVLNKQDFGVWTLFMSVTTILEAIRSGLIQNALIKYLSSSDKKEHPEIIAASTFISGLVSAASILLLVIFAPYLSRIWSSPQLIGLLYSYVIVFIFSGILTQFNAVEQANLKFNGIFLNNLVRQSTFFGFVLICYLTNFKIELVYLVWVQALSLILSLIVAYRYVRHNFTFSLSMGRPWLDRLFGYGKYAFGTSVSSLLSGTVDQMMLGALLSPAASGAFNIAVRITNLIDIPGNAIAVVVFPQSSKRMEEEGTGAIKYLYEKSVGTTLALVLPGVLFLYFFSDFVIHFIAGEKYTDSIPLLHVTLLYCLLIPYGRQFGTILDSIGKTKITFLVVVGTTIVNLGLNYIFIKKIGVMGAAYATLVSNIIGFIVAQVILKKEIGVSLWNTLVHLVKFYPEFFEKYIKPALNRRSGQIDHLQK is encoded by the coding sequence ATGGAAGACAAGTCAAAAGGTCATTATTGGGTTAAATCAGGAATACTAAATGTTCTCCAGAACTTTTCAGGGGTATTTTTTGGATTTGCAGGTTTTTACATTTTAGTGCGTGTATTAAATAAGCAAGATTTCGGGGTTTGGACATTATTTATGTCTGTTACTACAATTCTTGAAGCAATCAGGAGTGGTCTTATTCAAAACGCTCTTATAAAATATCTGTCGTCTTCTGATAAAAAAGAACATCCTGAAATTATTGCGGCATCTACTTTTATTAGTGGTCTTGTTTCGGCTGCCAGTATTTTGCTGCTTGTCATATTCGCACCATATCTAAGCCGGATCTGGTCATCACCTCAGTTGATCGGGCTGCTTTATAGCTATGTGATTGTTTTTATTTTCTCTGGTATACTAACGCAGTTCAATGCGGTTGAGCAAGCCAATTTAAAATTCAACGGTATTTTTCTTAACAATCTTGTTCGCCAATCTACGTTTTTTGGCTTTGTACTGATTTGTTATCTGACAAATTTCAAGATTGAACTTGTATATCTTGTTTGGGTGCAGGCACTAAGTCTTATTTTGAGTCTGATTGTTGCCTACCGTTATGTAAGACACAACTTTACATTTTCTTTATCCATGGGGCGGCCATGGCTTGACAGGTTGTTTGGATATGGAAAATATGCCTTCGGTACTTCTGTCAGTTCGCTTTTGTCGGGTACAGTAGATCAAATGATGCTTGGAGCCCTATTATCTCCGGCAGCTTCGGGTGCGTTTAACATTGCAGTCCGGATCACTAACCTGATCGATATACCGGGTAATGCTATTGCCGTCGTGGTGTTTCCTCAGAGTTCAAAAAGGATGGAGGAGGAGGGCACAGGTGCAATTAAATATTTATATGAAAAGTCGGTAGGAACGACGCTGGCGTTGGTGTTGCCAGGGGTTTTATTTCTGTACTTTTTTTCTGATTTTGTAATACACTTTATTGCCGGTGAAAAGTATACAGATTCTATACCACTTCTTCACGTAACCTTATTGTATTGTTTATTAATTCCGTATGGAAGACAATTTGGTACAATTCTGGATTCTATTGGTAAAACAAAAATTACATTCCTGGTAGTTGTCGGCACTACCATTGTTAACCTTGGTCTTAATTATATTTTTATAAAAAAAATAGGAGTGATGGGTGCAGCATATGCCACACTGGTTTCCAATATCATAGGTTTTATCGTAGCGCAGGTGATCTTGAAAAAAGAAATAGGTGTCAGCTTATGGAATACTCTGGTCCACCTTGTGAAGTTTTACCCAGAATTCTTTGAAAAATATATTAAACCGGCATTGAACAGGAGATCTGGCCAGATAGATCACTTACAGAAATAA